In one Bacillus sp. Marseille-P3661 genomic region, the following are encoded:
- a CDS encoding BH0509 family protein, whose product MSRQERRNMIEYINKKRELSTEKLIYMTDEEIEHIYNITYFHYEQIIEG is encoded by the coding sequence ATGAGTCGGCAAGAGCGAAGAAATATGATTGAATACATTAACAAAAAAAGAGAGTTGAGTACAGAAAAGCTAATTTATATGACAGATGAAGAAATAGAACATATCTATAACATCACCTACTTTCACTATGAACAAATAATTGAAGGTTAG
- a CDS encoding heavy metal translocating P-type ATPase, whose amino-acid sequence MNAQTRTIDNDSQLSYAQNVPNRMTKIIEHGELIAAITSGFLIVIAWLLSKSSGNESISIAFFLAAFIIGGYAKAKEGIKATINERELNVEMLMIFAAIGSAIIGYWAEGAILIFIFSLSGALETYTMNKSKKEISSLMKLQPEEALLITNGVENKVHVSTLEIGDEILVKPGERIPSDGMIIRGQTTIDEAAITGESIPVSKEINENVFAGTVNLNGAIVVGITKRANETLFQKIINLVQSAQSEKSPSQLFIEKFEGTYVKVVLTVVLLMMFVPHFLLGWSWTETFYRAMIFLVVASPCALVASIMPATLSAISNGAKHGILFKGGVHLEKLAGLQAIAFDKTGTLTRGKPEVTDVIVRSDIDEEQFLKITASIENHSNHPLAQAIVQYAKANNSFSLTLDEPSEFKDVAGWGIQATLYNKQWKIGKSGYVGKELVTQFENGVGKKLAEEGKTIVYVADDEGIVGLLALKDVVREISKQAIQILKENGIYTIMLTGDGNSTAKAIAKESGIDHYISECLPEEKVEHVKKIQDKFGEVAMVGDGINDAPALATANVGIAMGEGSDVALETADVVLMKNDLTKISDAIALSIRMNKIIKQNIVFSILVIMFLIASNFLQILDLPYGVIGHEGSTILVILNGLRLLK is encoded by the coding sequence TTGAACGCACAAACTAGAACAATAGATAATGATTCTCAATTGAGTTATGCACAAAACGTTCCAAATAGAATGACTAAAATAATTGAACACGGTGAGTTAATTGCAGCAATAACAAGCGGTTTCCTCATTGTCATCGCCTGGTTATTGTCTAAATCCAGCGGTAACGAATCTATCTCAATTGCATTTTTCCTAGCAGCTTTTATAATTGGCGGATACGCTAAAGCCAAAGAAGGTATAAAAGCCACTATTAATGAGCGAGAGTTAAATGTAGAAATGCTCATGATCTTCGCAGCCATTGGCTCGGCAATCATCGGTTATTGGGCCGAAGGTGCAATATTGATCTTTATATTCTCACTTAGTGGTGCTCTTGAAACATACACCATGAACAAAAGTAAGAAAGAAATATCAAGTTTAATGAAATTGCAGCCTGAAGAAGCGCTACTTATTACAAACGGTGTCGAAAATAAGGTTCATGTCAGTACGTTGGAAATAGGCGATGAAATTCTAGTAAAACCTGGTGAACGGATTCCGTCCGACGGTATGATCATTCGTGGACAAACAACGATTGATGAAGCGGCGATTACAGGTGAATCGATTCCTGTTTCAAAAGAAATTAATGAGAACGTGTTTGCAGGAACTGTTAACTTAAACGGTGCAATCGTTGTGGGTATTACGAAACGTGCTAATGAAACACTTTTTCAAAAAATCATTAACCTAGTGCAATCAGCTCAAAGTGAAAAATCTCCTTCACAGCTTTTTATTGAAAAATTTGAAGGTACGTATGTCAAAGTAGTATTGACCGTTGTATTGCTAATGATGTTTGTTCCACACTTTTTATTAGGCTGGAGTTGGACTGAAACTTTTTACCGGGCAATGATCTTTTTAGTAGTAGCATCACCCTGCGCTCTTGTTGCATCAATTATGCCTGCAACATTATCAGCAATATCTAATGGCGCTAAGCATGGTATTCTTTTCAAGGGCGGTGTTCATTTAGAAAAGCTAGCAGGCCTTCAAGCCATTGCCTTTGATAAAACAGGCACATTGACACGCGGAAAACCAGAGGTTACAGATGTAATCGTACGATCAGATATCGATGAGGAACAATTTTTAAAAATTACAGCATCTATTGAAAATCACTCTAATCACCCTTTAGCGCAAGCAATCGTTCAATACGCAAAAGCGAACAATTCATTTTCATTAACATTAGATGAACCTAGTGAATTTAAAGATGTTGCCGGCTGGGGTATCCAAGCAACACTATACAATAAACAATGGAAAATCGGCAAAAGCGGTTATGTTGGAAAAGAACTCGTTACTCAATTTGAAAATGGCGTTGGTAAAAAACTTGCGGAAGAAGGAAAAACGATTGTCTACGTTGCAGACGACGAAGGCATAGTAGGATTATTAGCGCTAAAAGATGTAGTTCGTGAAATTTCCAAACAAGCAATCCAGATATTAAAAGAAAACGGAATCTACACGATTATGCTTACAGGAGATGGCAACAGTACAGCAAAAGCCATCGCTAAAGAAAGCGGCATAGATCATTATATTTCGGAATGCCTGCCAGAAGAAAAAGTAGAGCATGTAAAAAAAATTCAAGATAAATTTGGAGAGGTTGCTATGGTAGGAGATGGAATTAATGACGCTCCTGCTCTTGCAACTGCTAATGTCGGAATTGCCATGGGTGAAGGCTCCGATGTTGCCTTAGAAACAGCAGATGTCGTTCTTATGAAGAATGATTTAACGAAGATATCTGATGCGATTGCTTTATCAATTCGCATGAATAAAATTATTAAACAAAACATTGTATTTTCCATATTAGTTATCATGTTTTTGATTGCGTCAAACTTCCTCCAAATTCTTGACCTTCCATACGGAGTTATCGGTCACGAAGGAAGTACTATCTTGGTTATACTAAATGGATTAAGATTACTAAAATAA
- a CDS encoding YihY/virulence factor BrkB family protein encodes MTHKKVTTIKGFWEEFYYRFHHDEVVGLAAQLAYFFLLSLFPFLIFLITLIGYLPISQVDVLGIVSEYAPGQTMHLIETTLNEIMDKQRGGLLSFGVIATIWSASNGINAIIRAMNRAYDVKENRSFIVSRLMAIVLTIAMIIVIIVALLLPVFGKAIGIFIFTNLGLSESFLSVWNVMRIIISFFIMVIVLAALYRFAPNIRLTMREVWIGALFATVGWQIVSLAFSYFVTNFGNYSATYGSLGGIIILLIWFYLSAMVIVIGGEINAMIKLNGLHFHK; translated from the coding sequence ATGACTCATAAGAAGGTTACGACCATTAAAGGTTTTTGGGAAGAATTTTATTATAGGTTTCACCATGACGAAGTTGTAGGTTTAGCTGCACAATTGGCCTATTTTTTTCTTTTATCTCTGTTTCCGTTTTTGATTTTTTTAATAACCTTAATAGGGTATTTACCAATTTCCCAAGTAGACGTGTTAGGAATTGTTAGTGAATATGCTCCTGGTCAAACCATGCACCTAATTGAAACAACCTTAAATGAAATCATGGATAAGCAAAGAGGTGGATTGCTATCATTTGGTGTCATTGCAACGATTTGGTCTGCTTCTAATGGGATTAATGCGATTATAAGGGCGATGAATCGAGCGTATGATGTAAAAGAAAACCGTTCCTTTATTGTCTCGAGATTAATGGCTATTGTGTTAACAATTGCAATGATTATTGTGATTATTGTCGCACTATTGTTGCCCGTTTTTGGAAAGGCAATCGGTATTTTTATCTTTACTAACCTTGGTTTATCAGAATCGTTTTTAAGTGTTTGGAATGTGATGCGAATTATTATAAGTTTTTTTATTATGGTAATTGTTTTAGCTGCTTTGTATCGGTTTGCGCCTAACATTCGATTAACGATGAGAGAAGTATGGATCGGAGCTTTATTTGCTACTGTAGGTTGGCAAATTGTTTCACTTGCCTTTTCATATTTTGTAACAAACTTCGGAAATTACTCCGCTACCTATGGAAGCCTTGGTGGTATTATCATTTTATTAATTTGGTTTTATTTATCTGCCATGGTAATTGTTATAGGTGGAGAAATAAATGCGATGATTAAGCTAAATGGGCTGCATTTTCATAAATAG
- a CDS encoding YtxH domain-containing protein: protein MNKNNKLLKGMAVGAVVGAAISLLDRETRLSTTTNIKKYGGKLWSYAKNPEETITSLVNQVTNARNKIEELSEDVLFIMDKVNDIKETTEQVKKPSPNLIVKEDEENRE, encoded by the coding sequence ATGAATAAAAATAATAAATTACTTAAAGGAATGGCTGTTGGGGCAGTAGTAGGGGCAGCAATTTCTTTATTAGATCGGGAAACAAGATTGAGTACAACAACAAATATAAAAAAGTATGGAGGAAAACTATGGAGTTATGCAAAAAATCCTGAAGAGACGATAACTTCTCTAGTGAATCAGGTGACAAATGCAAGGAATAAAATTGAAGAGTTATCAGAAGATGTATTATTTATTATGGACAAAGTAAATGATATAAAGGAAACAACCGAGCAGGTAAAAAAACCAAGTCCAAACCTAATAGTAAAAGAAGATGAGGAAAACCGCGAATAG
- a CDS encoding basic amino acid ABC transporter substrate-binding protein — MKSKTIKSMLLFLLISFVLVLGACGQSETAPEEPTDTETTEETQGDQQEPASKEKVIVGTNAFFAPFEFMETGKVVGFDIDLISAVLDEAGYEYEIQNNGWEALFQNVQNESVDIGASAITITDDRKQSYDFSSPYFEARQMILVPEGSDIKGYSDLNDKLIGVQNGTTGDFAAQEILGEKSTNVKKYEDAPTAIMAMLRGETDAVIADNAVVKYYITSNPDQKVVAIDDAENFESEYYGILIQKGNEQLKTDVNAALKTIMENGKFTEIYKKWMGEEPNLEALKQ, encoded by the coding sequence ATGAAAAGTAAAACTATCAAATCGATGCTACTATTTTTACTTATTAGTTTTGTTTTAGTTTTAGGAGCTTGTGGCCAGTCTGAAACTGCACCAGAGGAGCCAACAGATACTGAAACAACAGAAGAAACTCAAGGTGATCAACAAGAACCGGCTTCAAAAGAAAAAGTAATCGTTGGAACGAATGCATTTTTTGCACCATTTGAATTTATGGAAACTGGTAAGGTTGTTGGTTTTGATATTGATCTTATTTCAGCAGTTTTAGATGAAGCAGGCTATGAATACGAAATCCAAAATAACGGATGGGAAGCATTATTCCAGAATGTTCAAAATGAATCAGTTGACATCGGCGCTTCTGCGATTACAATTACGGATGACCGTAAACAATCATACGACTTTTCAAGCCCTTATTTTGAAGCTAGACAAATGATTTTAGTTCCAGAAGGATCAGATATTAAAGGTTATTCGGATTTAAACGATAAATTAATCGGGGTACAAAATGGTACAACTGGTGATTTTGCAGCCCAAGAAATTTTGGGTGAAAAAAGCACGAATGTTAAAAAGTATGAGGATGCACCTACAGCTATTATGGCGATGCTAAGAGGAGAAACAGATGCAGTTATCGCTGATAATGCGGTTGTTAAGTATTACATTACTAGCAACCCTGATCAAAAGGTTGTAGCGATTGATGACGCAGAAAACTTCGAGTCTGAGTACTATGGCATCCTAATTCAAAAAGGAAATGAGCAGCTTAAAACAGATGTTAACGCTGCACTTAAAACAATAATGGAAAATGGCAAATTCACTGAGATTTATAAAAAGTGGATGGGCGAAGAACCTAACCTTGAAGCATTAAAGCAATAG
- a CDS encoding amino acid ABC transporter permease: MDFKWSIIAEYLPFFLKGMLLTIGVSISGVLIGSIFGLLIALGKMSSIKLVRLPFIWYINFFRGTPLFVQLLLIHFGVVPLFMTPANPIVSTIVTLSLNSAAYVAEIFRGGIQSIDRGQTEAARSLGMSNFQTMRYIIIPQAVKRMIPPLGNEFIVLLKDSSLAAIIAAPELMYWGRAAVGQYMRVWEPYLAVAVIYLILTLSLTYLLNYMERKMATS, from the coding sequence ATGGATTTTAAATGGAGCATCATAGCAGAATATCTGCCATTTTTTCTAAAAGGAATGCTACTAACAATTGGCGTATCAATTTCCGGGGTCCTTATTGGCAGCATTTTTGGTTTATTAATTGCCTTAGGTAAAATGTCATCTATTAAATTAGTTAGGTTGCCCTTTATTTGGTATATAAATTTTTTTCGTGGTACACCACTATTCGTTCAACTTTTACTCATTCACTTTGGAGTCGTGCCGCTATTTATGACACCTGCAAATCCGATTGTTTCCACAATAGTAACACTTTCTTTAAATTCCGCTGCATATGTGGCTGAGATTTTCCGTGGTGGGATCCAATCGATCGATAGAGGACAAACAGAAGCAGCGCGTTCTTTAGGAATGTCTAACTTTCAAACAATGAGGTATATTATTATTCCACAGGCTGTTAAGCGTATGATTCCACCTTTAGGAAATGAATTTATCGTACTTTTAAAAGACTCTTCGCTCGCAGCGATCATTGCAGCTCCTGAACTAATGTATTGGGGACGAGCTGCAGTTGGACAATATATGAGAGTTTGGGAACCATATTTAGCCGTTGCAGTTATCTACCTTATTCTCACCCTTTCATTAACATATCTTCTTAATTATATGGAACGCAAAATGGCAACAAGTTAA
- a CDS encoding alanine/glycine:cation symporter family protein, whose product MELIGKISELVWGPPMLILIVGTGIFLTLRLGFLQLSTLPYALKQAFGKQQDQKSKGDISHYQALMTALAATVGTGNIAGVATAVVAGGPGAVFWMWISAIFGMATKYAEGVLAVKYRVEDENGEMSGGPMYYLERGLGQKWLGILFAIFGAIAAFGIGNMVQSNSVSEIVKSTFHIPTWVTGIILTILTALVILGGIKSIGKVTAFFVPIMAVFYLIAGLLVMVMNFDLIPAAFSLIFTDAFTGEAVAGGAIGTVIRWGVARGVFSNEAGLGSAPIAAAAAKTDYPARQALVSMTQVFIDTIIICSITGLTLVMGGIYKDGLTGAELTSATFEQFLGAAGPIVVAIGLIFFAFSTILGWSYYGEKCFSYLFSKSAVKYYRIVFVFAVFFGAILSLDAVWGIADIMNGLMAIPNLIGLLGLTGVVVAETKRFKQIMRDEKENANRAEV is encoded by the coding sequence ATGGAACTAATAGGAAAAATTAGCGAATTAGTTTGGGGACCCCCGATGCTTATTTTGATAGTCGGAACTGGTATCTTTTTAACACTACGTTTAGGTTTTTTACAACTTTCAACACTTCCCTACGCTCTAAAGCAAGCTTTTGGAAAGCAGCAGGACCAAAAGTCTAAAGGGGACATCTCGCATTACCAAGCACTTATGACCGCTCTAGCTGCAACTGTTGGAACCGGTAATATTGCTGGTGTTGCTACAGCAGTCGTGGCAGGTGGTCCGGGTGCAGTGTTTTGGATGTGGATTAGTGCTATTTTCGGAATGGCTACAAAGTATGCAGAAGGCGTACTTGCCGTTAAATATCGTGTAGAAGATGAAAATGGCGAAATGTCTGGTGGCCCAATGTATTATTTAGAACGAGGGCTAGGACAAAAATGGCTCGGTATTTTATTTGCAATTTTTGGTGCGATTGCAGCATTTGGAATAGGAAATATGGTTCAATCAAACTCTGTTTCAGAGATTGTTAAATCAACTTTTCATATTCCTACGTGGGTTACTGGTATTATATTAACTATATTAACAGCACTTGTTATTCTTGGTGGAATTAAAAGCATCGGTAAAGTTACTGCCTTTTTTGTACCAATTATGGCAGTATTCTATCTAATAGCTGGTCTTCTTGTTATGGTAATGAATTTTGACCTTATTCCAGCTGCATTTTCTTTAATTTTTACAGATGCATTTACTGGTGAAGCAGTTGCTGGTGGAGCGATCGGTACAGTTATTCGTTGGGGTGTTGCCCGCGGAGTATTCTCAAATGAAGCTGGTTTAGGTTCTGCACCTATAGCAGCAGCAGCAGCTAAAACAGATTATCCTGCTCGACAAGCACTCGTATCCATGACACAGGTGTTTATTGATACAATTATAATTTGTTCAATCACTGGTCTTACATTAGTTATGGGTGGAATTTATAAAGATGGTTTAACAGGTGCAGAATTAACATCTGCTACTTTCGAACAATTTTTAGGAGCAGCAGGTCCGATTGTAGTCGCAATTGGTTTAATTTTCTTCGCATTTTCTACAATTCTTGGCTGGTCTTATTACGGTGAGAAATGTTTCTCTTATCTATTTAGTAAATCTGCCGTTAAGTACTATCGTATCGTCTTTGTATTTGCTGTCTTTTTTGGGGCAATTTTATCACTTGATGCCGTTTGGGGAATTGCTGATATTATGAATGGTTTAATGGCTATTCCTAACCTAATCGGTTTACTAGGTTTAACTGGCGTAGTTGTAGCTGAAACGAAACGATTTAAACAGATAATGAGAGATGAAAAAGAAAACGCAAATCGTGCAGAAGTTTAA
- a CDS encoding DUF1128 domain-containing protein encodes MDLTNKSAENVEFMINAIKDKLRMVNVGAVKAEHFDGEMYEELKDIYEMVIGKDSFSISEMQAIAAELGNLRKV; translated from the coding sequence ATGGACTTAACTAATAAATCAGCCGAAAACGTAGAATTTATGATCAATGCAATTAAAGACAAGCTTCGCATGGTTAATGTTGGTGCCGTTAAAGCGGAACATTTTGATGGAGAAATGTACGAAGAACTGAAAGATATCTATGAAATGGTTATCGGGAAAGATTCGTTTAGTATTAGTGAAATGCAAGCAATTGCAGCCGAATTAGGTAACCTTCGCAAAGTATAG
- a CDS encoding J-domain-containing protein: MDYFTNLVEQRIKDSIKNGEFDKLPGKGKPLNFDDDSAVPSELRMGYKILKNAGMVPEEVQLKKDMLKLEDLIACCKDLEEKEKLNKRLNEKLLRFNMLMEKRKMGRSSAFKRYKGKINRLF, encoded by the coding sequence TTGGATTACTTTACAAATTTGGTAGAACAAAGAATTAAAGACTCTATAAAAAATGGTGAATTTGATAAATTGCCTGGAAAAGGTAAACCGTTAAATTTTGATGATGATTCAGCTGTACCCTCCGAACTGCGTATGGGTTATAAAATATTAAAAAATGCGGGTATGGTGCCGGAGGAAGTTCAGTTGAAAAAGGATATGTTAAAATTAGAAGATTTAATAGCATGCTGCAAAGATCTAGAGGAAAAGGAAAAGTTAAATAAACGTTTAAATGAAAAATTATTGCGATTTAATATGTTAATGGAAAAACGGAAAATGGGTAGATCTAGTGCGTTTAAGCGGTATAAGGGGAAAATTAATCGATTATTTTAG
- a CDS encoding DUF3052 domain-containing protein, with protein MNPVIKKLQLKDESKPVLILNAPVEYNDILAAFQAEVHKEVINDQYQFVQVFGTANEELKMWSKKGAEVLVEDGLLWLCYPKKTSKKYKGSDCSRDSVTGILADEGFEPVRQVAIDDDWSALRYRKVEHIKKMTRNFAVTEKGKERTE; from the coding sequence ATGAATCCGGTTATTAAAAAATTACAGCTAAAAGATGAAAGCAAGCCAGTATTAATATTGAATGCTCCTGTTGAATACAATGATATATTAGCAGCTTTTCAAGCGGAGGTTCATAAAGAAGTAATAAATGATCAATATCAATTCGTGCAAGTGTTTGGTACTGCAAATGAAGAGCTTAAAATGTGGTCTAAAAAAGGAGCGGAAGTTCTAGTGGAGGATGGTCTTTTATGGTTGTGCTATCCGAAAAAAACGTCCAAGAAGTATAAAGGATCGGACTGTAGTCGTGATTCTGTAACAGGTATACTTGCTGATGAAGGGTTTGAACCTGTACGTCAGGTAGCAATAGATGATGATTGGTCAGCGCTGCGTTATAGAAAGGTAGAGCATATTAAAAAGATGACAAGGAACTTTGCTGTTACTGAAAAAGGAAAAGAAAGAACTGAATGA